Proteins from a genomic interval of Uloborus diversus isolate 005 chromosome 4, Udiv.v.3.1, whole genome shotgun sequence:
- the LOC129221123 gene encoding zinc finger protein 135-like yields MASTPEQVVCTPTFVFPAAFPGFDPRAHLANFHTVGPAPTTQIQFADDSGKHKNLSRVSGIKVEASALTPELAACRNLLVAAASTSAAFPGIDPNKLPPPPPPLPSNQDNKNDEKEKLWPCPSCKVPFKAASELQVHLSAHTKTEKTVPCDMCGKLFATNERVRIHIRSAHGEKSCACDICGSGFSYRCKLLDHMRTHTGDKPFHCEVCGRSFSQKNHLTRHSMIHTGERPYPCDFCGRGFYRKDKLTRHRRIHTGEKPYACLACGKAFYRRDKLTRHIKMHSGEKPFACPVCGKRFVEDRDLKRHKCSSRHTQNANNVAKLQAAQTSTGLLQLQQLHYQLQQHHLQAHSAPPHPQAHSGPQHQQAHTQTTHQQAHTQTTHQQAHTQTTHQQAHTQTPHQQAHTQTPHQQAHTQTPHQQAHTQTPHQAHTPQHQQAHTQTHPQQNHSQQPSDHQSQTQHHQNQNQHHQNQNQQQSQQTQHVQAQQQQPPPQHVQQQAQPPHAQPQPPQQPPPPHMQPQQQPNGPPQAPPQSQNSQPPTPQPQQPQLSNQMQQNQQAPPHQPQQQQPVQPQHQSQGMPHHQQPNPQQQPPPSHQQPNPHQHPPPQSHHQMQHQNRHLPHQQSPSPPQIANQSPHPSQSQQQHPQQGPPHTQHQPQHHGPPPPSIVQPHPFQALNLQT; encoded by the coding sequence gGTTTGATCCTCGTGCACACTTGGCTAATTTTCACACTGTTGGACCTGCTCCTACTACTCAAATACAGTTTGCAGATGATTCAGGTAAACATAAGAATTTATCTAGAGTATCAGGAATTAAAGTTGAAGCTTCAGCTCTAACACCAGAACTAGCGGCTTGTAGAAATTTATTAGTTGCAGCGGCGTCTACTTCTGCTGCATTTCCAGGAATAGATCCCAATAAATTGCCTCCTCCTCCTCCACCTTTACCTTCGAACCAAGATAACAAAAATGATGAAAAGGAAAAGTTGTGGCCTTGTCCCTCCTGTAAGGTGCCATTTAAAGCAGCATCTGAACTGCAAGTTCATCTTTCAGCCCATACTAAAACAGAAAAGACTGTACCATGTGATATGTGTGGTAAACTATTTGCAACAAATGAACGTGTAAGAATCCATATACGTTCTGCACATGGAGAAAAATCTTGTGCATGTGATATTTGCGGCAGTGGTTTTAGTTACAGGTGTAAACTGTTGGACCACATGAGGACTCATACTGGTGATAAGCCATTCCACTGTGAAGTGTGTGGGCGAAGTTTCTCACAGAAGAATCATTTAACTCGGCATTCCATGATTCATACTGGAGAGAGACCGTACCCCTGTGATTTCTGTGGTCGTGGATTTTATCGCAAGGATAAGCTCACTCGACACCGAAGGATTCATACAGGTGAAAAACCGTATGCATGTCTTGCTTGTGGTAAAGCATTCTACCGACGAGACAAATTGACAAGGCATATAAAAATGCATAGTGGAGAGAAACCTTTTGCTTGTCCAGTTTGTGGGAAGCGCTTTGTAGAAGACAGGGATTTAAAAAGGCATAAGTGTTCTTCTCGACACACTCAAAATGCCAACAATGTAGCTAAACTGCAAGCAGCCCAAACTAGTACAGGTCTTCTTCAGTTGCAGCAACTTCATTATCAATTGCAGCAGCACCATCTCCAAGCACATTCTGCTCCTCCTCATCCTCAAGCACATTCTGGACCtcagcatcagcaagctcataCCCAGACAACCCACCAGCAGGCTCACACTCAAACTACTCACCAGCAGGCTCACACCCAAACAACTCATCAACAagcccacacacaaacacctcACCAACAagcccacacacaaacacctcACCAACAAGCCCACACTCAAACTCCTCATCAACaggcacatacacaaacaccacacCAAGCACACACACCTCAACATCAACAAGCCCATACCCAAACGCATCCTCAACAGAATCATTCTCAGCAACCTTCTGACCATCAAAGCCAAACTCAGCATCATCAAAATCAAAATCAGCATCATCAgaatcaaaatcaacaacaaagtCAACAAACACAGCATGTGCAAGCTCAGCAACAGCAACCGCCTCCGCAACATGTTCAACAACAGGCACAACCTCCACATGCACAACCACAACCGCCTCAGCAGCCACCTCCTCCACATATGCAGCCTCAGCAACAACCTAATGGTCCACCACAAGCCCCTCCTCAGTCTCAAAATTCTCAACCACCTACACCACAACCTCAACAGCCTCAGTTGTCTAATCAAATGCAACAGAATCAACAAGCACCTCCTCACCAACCCCAGCAACAGCAGCCAGTACAACCACAACATCAATCTCAAGGTATGCCTCACCATCAGCAGCCTAACCCCCAACAGCAGCCACCACCTTCCCACCAACAGCCAAATCCTCATCAACATCCTCCGCCTCAGAGCCACCATCAAATGCAACATCAAAATAGACACTTGCCACATCAGCAGTCTCCTTCTCCACCACAAATTGCCAATCAATCCCCTCATCCTTCCCAGTCTCAGCAACAGCATCCACAGCAGGGTCCTCCTCACACCCAACATCAACCTCAACATCATGGACCTCCTCCACCTTCAATAGTGCAGCCTCACCCCTTCCAAGCCTTAAATCTGCAAACCTGA